Proteins encoded within one genomic window of bacterium:
- a CDS encoding metal ABC transporter substrate-binding protein, with amino-acid sequence MSRIKLKLLWVFCTAFLAFGGYTYGAGKINVVTTTTDLADLVKVVGGDRVEVVSLSRGSQDPHFVEPKPSMVIQLKKADMLVKMGMDLDMWVDGLIAAARNKKIIYGEKGYVDASVNIERLEVPKEKIDGSMGDIHIYGNPHYQTDPASAKPMTKNILEGLCRISNKDCNYFKHNRQEYLKKLDEKIGTWTTMLAKFKGSNIVTYHNSWPYFAKRFGLNVIEHIEPKPGIPPSAAHLSSLIKVMKEKKVKVILVEPYFPLKGCQMVARETGAKILIFPPSVGGVKEVQDFLELFDYNINQLAKALE; translated from the coding sequence ATGAGTAGGATAAAATTAAAACTCTTATGGGTGTTTTGTACTGCCTTTCTTGCATTCGGCGGCTACACCTATGGAGCAGGAAAAATAAATGTAGTTACTACCACTACAGATCTGGCTGATCTGGTGAAGGTGGTTGGCGGTGATAGGGTTGAAGTAGTTAGTCTATCAAGGGGAAGTCAGGACCCTCATTTTGTCGAACCAAAACCAAGTATGGTTATTCAACTAAAAAAGGCTGATATGCTGGTTAAAATGGGTATGGACCTGGATATGTGGGTAGATGGACTGATTGCTGCGGCCAGAAATAAGAAAATTATCTATGGGGAAAAGGGTTATGTTGATGCTTCAGTAAATATTGAGCGGTTAGAGGTTCCCAAAGAAAAGATTGATGGCAGTATGGGAGATATTCACATCTACGGTAATCCCCATTATCAGACTGACCCGGCAAGTGCTAAGCCAATGACCAAAAATATTCTTGAGGGACTCTGTCGAATATCTAACAAAGATTGTAACTATTTTAAGCACAACCGTCAAGAATATCTCAAAAAACTGGATGAGAAGATTGGTACCTGGACCACAATGTTGGCTAAGTTCAAAGGCAGTAATATCGTTACCTATCACAACTCATGGCCTTACTTTGCCAAACGATTTGGGTTAAATGTAATCGAACATATCGAGCCTAAACCAGGTATTCCACCATCAGCAGCTCATCTGAGCAGCTTGATAAAGGTAATGAAAGAAAAGAAGGTCAAGGTGATTTTGGTAGAGCCTTATTTCCCTTTAAAAGGCTGTCAAATGGTTGCCAGAGAGACTGGAGCAAAGATATTAATCTTTCCACCATCAGTTGGTGGAGTAAAAGAAGTTCAGGACTTCCTTGAGCTGTTTGATTACAACATCAATCAATTAGCTAAGGCGTTAGAATAA
- a CDS encoding metal ABC transporter permease: MFELIILPFLVCLILTGIYTYFGLHVVERGIIFVDLSLAQMAALGGACGLLFGIGLDEPLVYIFSFGFAVIGAGIFTLTRMKEAQLPQEAIIGIVYVVSAAAAILVLNQIPEGAEHIKEMLIGGILFTSPKDILIIFTLSLLVGLFHLFYRKRFLLISYSIDKAIESGIPIRLWDFLFYVTFGLIVTVSVRIVGVLLIFSCLIIPALCAILLVSGFGKRLMVGWAIGVLASIAGLYASCAFDFPAGASIVCSFGLLLGITAILRK, from the coding sequence ATGTTTGAATTAATCATTCTGCCATTTTTGGTCTGTCTAATCCTGACCGGTATCTATACCTATTTTGGTCTTCATGTAGTTGAGCGTGGGATAATCTTTGTTGATTTATCCCTGGCACAAATGGCCGCTCTGGGTGGTGCTTGCGGATTGCTTTTTGGTATTGGACTGGATGAGCCGTTAGTCTATATCTTTTCCTTTGGTTTTGCTGTTATTGGAGCGGGCATATTTACCCTGACCAGGATGAAAGAGGCACAATTGCCGCAGGAGGCAATCATTGGCATTGTCTATGTAGTCTCAGCAGCAGCCGCTATCTTAGTTTTGAACCAAATACCTGAGGGAGCAGAGCACATTAAAGAGATGCTGATTGGTGGTATCCTTTTTACTTCACCAAAGGATATCCTGATTATATTTACCCTATCACTTTTAGTTGGTTTATTCCATTTATTCTATAGAAAACGATTTCTGCTTATTTCCTATTCTATAGATAAAGCCATAGAGTCAGGCATTCCAATCAGGCTCTGGGATTTTCTGTTTTATGTTACCTTTGGGTTGATAGTAACGGTCTCTGTGCGCATCGTGGGGGTGCTGTTAATCTTTTCCTGTTTAATCATACCAGCCTTATGTGCTATTCTTCTAGTATCTGGCTTTGGGAAAAGGTTAATGGTTGGCTGGGCAATTGGGGTGCTTGCCAGCATAGCCGGTCTTTATGCCTCCTGTGCCTTTGATTTTCCTGCTGGGGCTTCTATTGTGTGCAGTTTTGGATTGCTACTGGGCATAACCGCTATCTTGAGGAAATAG